A stretch of Synechococcus sp. MIT S9220 DNA encodes these proteins:
- a CDS encoding glycerol-3-phosphate dehydrogenase/oxidase, whose protein sequence is MPDNCFDLLVIGGGASGACVAYEAVCRGLKVALLEGHDLGGGTSSRSTKLLHGGVRYLELAFKTADAAQLRLVREALLERGHWLKQAPFLAHRLELALPTDGLIGQLYYRLGLGMYDALSGRAGIGSSRLLSRTLLHQALPALRSDISGGVAYSDGQFDDARLNLLMALSAEQHGAVVRTRTPVVELEKDSHGKLCAAISENADGQRERWKARVVVNATGIHADALRRMAEPECQERMLTSRGVHLVLKQRLCPQRIGLLLPSTDDGRVLFMLPFFGSTLVGTTDTPCSHPQAAVPSDQEQNYLLDYVKRWFPGLNSIDIGSCWAGGRPLLKPADADMNSSRVVREHEVETMPSGLVSVMGGKWTTCRPMALDTLTAVAKQLGQSLPPAKELPLIGSDRDPLQTPNRLIAQRSTLQDLLPKSPQQAEQIEHLESSHGLNAEALVNSWSTAEREPLSPVMPICSGELRHAIETEKARSITDVLARRTRLAMVDRDEAQRLAPVVNQMLEQCGHGDSAPLELSH, encoded by the coding sequence ATGCCTGACAACTGCTTCGACCTTCTGGTAATTGGCGGCGGGGCCAGTGGAGCCTGCGTGGCCTACGAAGCGGTCTGCCGGGGGCTGAAGGTGGCCCTGCTCGAAGGCCATGACCTTGGTGGCGGCACAAGTTCGCGCAGCACCAAGCTCTTACACGGAGGTGTTCGCTATCTCGAACTGGCGTTCAAAACCGCCGACGCCGCTCAGCTTCGACTGGTCAGAGAAGCGTTGCTGGAACGTGGACATTGGCTGAAACAGGCGCCATTTCTTGCCCATCGCCTTGAACTGGCTCTGCCCACAGATGGGCTCATCGGCCAGCTGTATTACCGCCTCGGGCTCGGCATGTACGACGCCCTCTCAGGCCGTGCAGGGATCGGCAGTAGCCGGCTGCTGTCTCGGACGCTGTTGCACCAAGCGCTGCCCGCGCTGCGCAGCGATATCAGCGGAGGGGTTGCCTACAGCGATGGGCAGTTTGACGATGCCAGGCTGAACCTGCTGATGGCACTCAGCGCCGAGCAACACGGGGCGGTCGTGCGCACGCGGACACCGGTGGTGGAGCTGGAGAAAGACAGCCACGGGAAGCTGTGCGCAGCTATCAGCGAAAACGCCGATGGCCAGAGAGAGCGCTGGAAAGCCCGCGTGGTGGTCAACGCCACCGGCATTCATGCCGATGCACTGAGGCGCATGGCCGAACCCGAGTGCCAGGAACGCATGCTGACCAGTCGTGGAGTGCATCTGGTGCTGAAGCAGCGTCTCTGTCCGCAACGAATCGGCCTGCTGCTGCCCTCCACCGATGACGGCCGGGTGCTGTTCATGCTGCCCTTCTTCGGGAGCACACTGGTCGGAACAACCGACACGCCCTGCAGCCATCCGCAGGCAGCTGTGCCATCCGATCAGGAACAGAACTATCTCCTCGACTACGTGAAGCGATGGTTCCCAGGCCTCAACAGCATTGACATCGGCAGTTGCTGGGCTGGAGGAAGACCCCTGCTCAAGCCTGCCGATGCCGACATGAACAGCAGCCGTGTGGTGCGCGAGCACGAGGTGGAGACGATGCCCAGCGGGCTGGTGAGCGTGATGGGCGGCAAATGGACCACCTGCCGTCCCATGGCTCTCGACACCCTCACGGCCGTCGCGAAGCAATTGGGACAGTCACTGCCACCGGCCAAGGAACTGCCTCTCATCGGCTCAGACCGCGATCCCCTGCAAACCCCAAACCGTCTGATTGCACAACGCTCAACCCTCCAGGATCTGTTGCCGAAATCGCCGCAGCAAGCGGAACAGATCGAACATCTTGAAAGCAGTCATGGCCTCAATGCGGAAGCCCTGGTCAACAGCTGGTCAACAGCAGAGCGTGAACCTCTCAGCCCGGTGATGCCCATCTGCAGCGGAGAGCTGCGGCATGCCATTGAGACCGAAAAGGCGAGAAGCATCACGGACGTGCTGGCCAGGCGGACGCGTCTGGCCATGGTTGACCGCGACGAAGCGCAACGGTTGGCTCCAGTGGTGAATCAAATGCTTGAGCAGTGCGGCCATGGCGACAGCGCACCTCTTGAACTGAGTCACTGA
- the glpK gene encoding glycerol kinase GlpK: MAATPLLLALDQGTSSSRAALFDPRGFPVASASAPLAISYPADGWVEQNPRDIWESQRLAMERLEKTISQEQRDAVVACGVTNQRETTILWRRGDGQPCGPALVWQDGRTSDICQQWKEEGLEKEWRARTGLLLDPYFSASKIRWLMRHEASASSAAAHDDLCFGTVESWLLWNLSGQKRHCSDMSNASRTLLMDLKQREWVDAFCEQTGLPLSALPELVPCRGDFGTIASGLPFAGVPIHALLGDQQAATLGQLCLQPGEAKCTYGTGAFLVVNTGSGIQRSDAGLLSTLGWTDDQGQPTYCLEGSLFNAGTVVQWLRDGLGIIETAAEINQLALSVADAGGVMLVPAFTGWGTPHWDPGARGLLIGLTRDTGRGQIARAALDGIALSVAGLVQLAEQSIGHGLGELAVDGGAAASDPLLQAQADSTGLRVRRPAYLESTARGVALLAGVQAGLINNLKDLESLRGEQADVFEPSLSAEQRQRWMKQWGDAISRSLRWHA; the protein is encoded by the coding sequence ATGGCAGCAACGCCCCTCCTTCTTGCACTGGATCAGGGCACCAGCAGCTCACGCGCCGCTCTCTTTGACCCGCGTGGATTCCCTGTTGCCAGTGCCAGCGCTCCCTTAGCCATCAGCTATCCAGCTGACGGATGGGTGGAACAGAACCCCAGGGACATCTGGGAGAGCCAGCGCCTGGCGATGGAGCGCTTGGAGAAGACCATCAGCCAAGAACAGAGGGACGCTGTGGTGGCCTGCGGAGTCACCAATCAGAGGGAAACAACGATCCTGTGGCGACGCGGCGATGGGCAGCCCTGCGGCCCCGCTTTGGTCTGGCAGGACGGCCGCACTTCCGATATCTGTCAACAGTGGAAAGAAGAAGGCCTTGAGAAGGAATGGCGAGCTCGCACCGGCCTGCTCCTCGATCCCTACTTCAGCGCCAGCAAGATTCGCTGGCTGATGCGGCATGAGGCAAGCGCTTCCAGCGCTGCCGCACATGATGATCTCTGCTTCGGCACGGTGGAGAGCTGGTTGCTGTGGAACCTCAGCGGACAAAAGCGGCACTGCTCCGACATGAGCAATGCCAGCCGCACCCTGCTGATGGACCTGAAACAACGTGAGTGGGTGGATGCGTTCTGCGAGCAGACCGGGCTGCCATTGAGTGCATTGCCGGAGCTGGTGCCCTGTCGTGGCGACTTTGGAACCATCGCATCAGGACTCCCCTTTGCAGGAGTGCCAATCCATGCCCTGCTAGGCGACCAACAAGCCGCCACACTCGGCCAGTTGTGCCTTCAACCAGGCGAAGCCAAATGCACCTACGGCACAGGTGCATTTCTGGTAGTGAATACAGGCAGCGGCATTCAACGCAGTGATGCTGGGTTGCTGAGCACTCTCGGCTGGACCGACGACCAGGGGCAGCCCACCTACTGCCTTGAGGGCAGCTTGTTCAACGCCGGCACGGTGGTGCAGTGGCTGCGGGATGGACTGGGAATCATCGAGACAGCGGCAGAAATCAACCAGTTAGCCCTCAGCGTTGCCGATGCAGGCGGAGTGATGCTTGTTCCTGCCTTCACAGGCTGGGGAACACCGCATTGGGATCCTGGAGCTAGGGGCCTTTTGATCGGATTGACCCGCGACACTGGTCGCGGCCAGATCGCCCGTGCCGCCCTTGATGGCATCGCACTCTCGGTGGCGGGACTGGTGCAGCTTGCGGAGCAGTCCATCGGCCATGGACTCGGGGAGCTGGCCGTGGATGGTGGTGCAGCCGCATCGGATCCACTGCTGCAGGCCCAGGCCGACAGCACGGGGCTGAGGGTGCGACGTCCGGCTTACCTGGAAAGCACCGCCCGTGGTGTCGCACTGTTGGCAGGAGTTCAGGCAGGACTGATCAACAACCTGAAGGATCTGGAATCCCTCCGGGGTGAGCAGGCCGACGTGTTTGAACCCTCGCTGAGTGCTGAACAACGCCAGCGTTGGATGAAGCAATGGGGCGACGCCATCTCAAGGAGCCTGCGCTGGCATGCCTGA
- the aroQ gene encoding type II 3-dehydroquinate dehydratase produces the protein MRLLLLNGPNLNLLGQREPGLYGRQTLEQIEQALKQRATAAGVQLDCFQSNFEGALVERVHQAMGEVNGILVNAGAYTHTSIALRDALLGVAIPYVELHLSNTHAREPFRHHSFLADRAVGVVSGFGPFSYDLAFDGLLNHLRQAAV, from the coding sequence ATGCGCCTGCTGCTCCTCAACGGCCCCAATCTCAACCTGCTGGGGCAACGAGAGCCTGGTCTCTATGGACGACAGACGCTCGAGCAGATTGAGCAAGCTTTGAAACAGCGTGCGACGGCAGCAGGCGTGCAGCTGGACTGTTTTCAAAGCAATTTTGAAGGTGCGCTGGTAGAGCGCGTCCATCAGGCCATGGGTGAGGTGAACGGGATTCTTGTGAATGCAGGCGCCTACACCCACACGTCGATCGCCTTGCGTGACGCTTTGCTGGGAGTGGCCATTCCCTACGTGGAGCTTCATCTCAGCAACACGCATGCCCGCGAGCCCTTCCGCCATCACTCATTTCTGGCCGATCGCGCGGTTGGTGTGGTGAGTGGTTTCGGGCCTTTCAGCTATGACCTGGCCTTCGATGGTCTGCTGAATCACCTGCGTCAAGCTGCCGTATGA
- a CDS encoding tRNA-(ms[2]io[6]A)-hydroxylase, with amino-acid sequence MTITSSVTSIRWLAAPTSRRWVEQAIARPMEVLIDHAHCERKAAGAAVQLMFRYLCEPGLGEALSPLAREELEHFERVLKLLKDRGRYLEPLRSPGYGAWLAKQVRRAEPERMLDSFLVAGLIEARSHERMALLAEHSPDPDLRLLYGDLLKSEARHFGLYWVLSADRYPRDEIVPRLQELAAAEVDALRGELSAPEAVRMHSVGVDA; translated from the coding sequence ATGACCATCACCTCGTCGGTGACGAGCATCCGCTGGCTTGCAGCGCCCACCAGTCGTCGCTGGGTTGAGCAGGCCATTGCCAGGCCAATGGAAGTGCTGATCGACCATGCCCATTGCGAACGCAAAGCGGCTGGGGCGGCAGTGCAGCTGATGTTCCGCTACTTGTGCGAACCAGGCCTGGGCGAGGCCCTCAGTCCGCTGGCGCGGGAAGAGCTCGAACACTTTGAACGGGTGTTGAAGCTGCTCAAGGACCGGGGGCGCTATCTGGAGCCGCTGCGCTCTCCCGGTTATGGGGCATGGCTGGCCAAGCAGGTGCGCCGGGCAGAGCCCGAGCGCATGCTCGATTCTTTTTTGGTTGCCGGGTTGATCGAGGCCAGAAGTCATGAGCGTATGGCACTACTGGCTGAGCACAGTCCGGATCCAGACCTGCGCTTGCTCTATGGCGACCTGCTGAAGAGCGAAGCCCGCCATTTCGGTCTCTACTGGGTGCTATCTGCAGACCGATATCCAAGGGACGAGATTGTGCCTCGGCTTCAAGAGCTGGCCGCGGCTGAGGTGGATGCGCTACGCGGGGAGCTCTCTGCACCGGAGGCTGTGCGCATGCATTCAGTGGGAGTTGATGCCTGA
- a CDS encoding acireductone dioxygenase codes for MSELTLYSARSNTILLKTQEGKRIQDVLKQRGIGFERWPAHHRPDGNASPQQILENYKSEIEQTQARGHYPSVDAIRVLPDHPDRVSLRRKFLKEHVHAEDEVRFFVEGCGLFCLHIGDEVVQVLCETNDWISVPAGTPHWFDMGETPYFCTLRFFNNPNGWVAEFTGDPIAERYPRLRPS; via the coding sequence ATGAGCGAACTGACGCTGTATTCAGCACGGTCCAACACCATCCTGCTGAAAACCCAGGAAGGCAAGCGGATCCAGGATGTACTGAAGCAACGGGGCATTGGCTTCGAACGCTGGCCGGCGCACCATCGGCCAGATGGCAACGCCTCACCTCAACAGATCCTGGAGAACTACAAAAGCGAAATCGAACAAACGCAGGCTCGAGGGCATTACCCGAGCGTTGATGCCATCAGGGTGCTTCCTGATCATCCAGATCGCGTCTCCCTGCGCCGAAAGTTTCTGAAAGAGCACGTCCACGCAGAGGACGAAGTGCGGTTCTTTGTGGAAGGTTGCGGTCTGTTCTGCCTGCACATCGGCGATGAAGTTGTGCAGGTGCTCTGTGAAACAAACGACTGGATCAGTGTTCCTGCAGGAACACCTCACTGGTTTGACATGGGCGAAACGCCCTATTTCTGCACACTCAGGTTTTTCAACAATCCAAACGGCTGGGTCGCAGAATTCACCGGAGACCCAATCGCCGAGCGCTACCCCCGCCTCCGACCGTCTTAG
- the cobI gene encoding precorrin-2 C(20)-methyltransferase, whose translation MAGWLALPLSITSECPQDQLVLVGVGPGDPELLTVAAVRALEAADVVAHPIAHEGAEGMALAIASRWIRPDQRCLPLLFPMVTESQPRIAAWRQAADVLAAEVRSGNRVVLLCEGDVSLFATGSYVQLALRRHHPDVPFILIPGITSVSAAAAAAAKDFFDVPLAFQQEGLLIRPCPETHAELIALLQSARKTSTVLGLIKLGQRWSWVRAALQQEQLLDRALFAQRVGWPDQWVASAQAVPDDVRPYFSMLLIRQQWPEVLP comes from the coding sequence ATGGCTGGTTGGCTTGCATTGCCGTTGTCCATCACGTCCGAGTGTCCCCAAGATCAGCTGGTGTTAGTGGGCGTCGGTCCGGGGGATCCCGAGCTGCTCACCGTTGCTGCAGTTCGAGCTTTGGAAGCTGCTGATGTCGTTGCCCATCCCATCGCGCATGAGGGGGCTGAAGGTATGGCACTGGCGATTGCATCCCGCTGGATTCGGCCTGATCAGCGTTGTCTGCCTCTGTTGTTCCCCATGGTGACTGAATCTCAGCCACGAATCGCAGCCTGGAGGCAGGCGGCTGATGTGTTGGCTGCAGAGGTCAGATCCGGCAACCGGGTGGTGCTGCTGTGCGAGGGGGACGTCTCACTGTTCGCGACCGGGAGCTACGTGCAACTGGCTCTGCGGCGCCATCACCCTGATGTGCCGTTCATCTTGATTCCAGGCATCACGTCGGTGAGTGCTGCAGCGGCAGCAGCGGCCAAAGATTTTTTCGATGTCCCTTTGGCGTTTCAGCAGGAGGGCTTGCTCATTCGTCCCTGTCCGGAAACGCATGCCGAGTTGATCGCCTTGCTGCAGAGTGCTCGCAAGACCTCCACGGTGCTGGGTTTGATCAAGCTGGGGCAGCGCTGGTCTTGGGTGCGAGCGGCTCTGCAGCAGGAACAGCTGCTCGATCGTGCCCTCTTTGCGCAGCGGGTTGGTTGGCCAGATCAGTGGGTGGCATCGGCTCAGGCGGTGCCAGACGATGTGAGGCCCTACTTCTCAATGCTGCTCATCCGTCAGCAATGGCCTGAGGTATTGCCTTGA
- a CDS encoding DUF4079 domain-containing protein — MALIAALQPLTPLQWLALVHPVLIILFVYPVIGATIRLGILARERRLEINPIAPTVPVEHVDHGRWATAGLLVAVLFALSHDLAAAGAGFSSWALVILQACGVVLSFVALLRTRRLALRLLFSWSCWLFLLLITIQPLLVSERALAAPAVWQSHAWGGLLLLAFLLLTMACQREIAGRLWMRRLHVSVNVLVALLLATQAITGTRDLWLG, encoded by the coding sequence ATTGCCTTGATCGCCGCATTGCAACCGCTGACACCCCTGCAATGGCTGGCGCTGGTGCATCCGGTGCTGATCATTCTGTTTGTGTATCCGGTGATCGGCGCCACGATCCGCCTTGGAATTCTGGCCAGGGAGCGGCGTCTAGAGATCAACCCCATCGCTCCCACAGTGCCTGTTGAACATGTTGATCACGGCCGTTGGGCAACGGCTGGTCTGCTCGTGGCTGTGCTGTTTGCCTTGAGTCACGATTTGGCTGCTGCCGGCGCCGGTTTCAGCAGCTGGGCGCTGGTCATCCTTCAGGCGTGCGGCGTTGTGCTGTCGTTTGTGGCCCTTCTGCGCACCCGACGACTGGCCCTGAGGCTGCTGTTCTCCTGGAGCTGTTGGCTGTTTCTGCTGCTGATCACGATCCAGCCTTTGCTGGTGAGTGAGCGTGCGCTGGCTGCTCCTGCTGTCTGGCAGTCCCACGCCTGGGGCGGACTGTTGCTGCTCGCTTTTCTGCTGCTGACCATGGCCTGTCAGCGAGAGATCGCCGGGCGCCTGTGGATGCGCCGTCTGCATGTGTCTGTCAATGTTCTCGTGGCCCTTTTGCTGGCGACTCAGGCCATCACGGGGACCCGTGATCTCTGGCTTGGTTGA
- a CDS encoding glycosyltransferase encodes MNWLPLVLLAWPLWLRQQPEQQSPIWKRRSLIVLISLLTARYLHWRITSSLNLSTHLSTGLSLLLLTAEAWLLLSGLLPLWLAWRRFPDRRSTIDQLKKKWQSSDWRPMVDILVPTYGEPLEVLERSLIACCHQNYPNHCVWVLDDSGRDEVRELALRHGCHYRHRPTRTHAKAGNLNDGLQHCSGELLAVFDADFIPQRDFLECCIGFLQDPSVGLLQTPQTFINADPAMRNLGMEHWLLPDEESFYRWIEPVRDGWGAVVCAGTAFLARRSAIDSVGGFKEQAISEDFVTGLRLRRKGWKLLYLQQKLSAGLAAETMADFVRQRQRWANGTLQSLRLSDGPLGPGELRFGERMAYLEGVVHWFNNMPRLVLMLMPLSYGLLGTVPILISSSEALRLLLPLWATLLLSIGWINRGSRTALLSELTSWVLTVPLTLTVFTNLMGYIGGFRVTPKHQKRNRGSFSLVLVIPLLALLLLNLINLFGLVTTTPLDSEILDSRPLGLTWAVINLLSLWIALRACWDPPARDPAPWQAACLPAELEDSDGQRRPCRITALSESGAELDLDTPLPAELKIKRLRWTDDVSPLPVAWERTQGNRLALRWQELSDQTRQQLILWLFCRPGCWPERQAPPEWRALIALISRLIILPSRRPFHRCLMPQTPPQ; translated from the coding sequence TTGAACTGGCTGCCACTGGTGCTGCTGGCGTGGCCCCTTTGGTTGAGGCAACAGCCTGAGCAGCAGAGCCCCATCTGGAAGCGACGCAGCCTGATTGTGCTGATCAGCCTGCTGACAGCCAGGTATCTGCACTGGCGAATCACCAGCAGCCTCAACCTGAGCACGCACCTGAGCACAGGGTTGAGCCTGTTGTTGTTGACAGCGGAAGCCTGGCTGCTGCTGTCGGGCTTATTGCCGCTATGGCTGGCCTGGCGTCGCTTCCCCGACCGTCGAAGCACGATCGACCAACTGAAAAAAAAATGGCAGAGCAGCGACTGGCGGCCGATGGTCGACATTCTCGTGCCCACCTACGGCGAACCCCTTGAGGTGCTGGAACGCAGCCTGATCGCTTGTTGTCATCAGAACTATCCGAACCATTGCGTGTGGGTACTGGATGACAGCGGCCGTGACGAAGTCAGAGAACTAGCTCTTCGGCACGGGTGCCATTACCGCCATCGACCGACTCGAACCCACGCCAAAGCCGGCAATCTCAATGACGGACTTCAGCACTGCAGCGGAGAGCTGCTGGCGGTGTTCGACGCTGACTTCATTCCGCAGAGAGACTTTCTCGAGTGCTGCATCGGCTTTCTCCAGGACCCATCGGTTGGGCTGCTTCAGACCCCGCAGACCTTCATCAATGCCGATCCAGCGATGCGGAACCTGGGCATGGAGCATTGGTTATTACCCGACGAAGAGAGCTTCTATCGATGGATCGAACCCGTCCGGGATGGCTGGGGAGCAGTGGTTTGCGCCGGCACTGCTTTTCTGGCTCGACGCAGCGCCATTGATTCAGTCGGAGGATTCAAGGAACAGGCGATCTCAGAGGATTTCGTGACGGGGCTACGGCTACGGCGCAAGGGCTGGAAACTGCTGTATCTCCAACAGAAGCTCAGTGCTGGCCTTGCAGCGGAAACAATGGCCGACTTTGTGCGTCAGCGCCAGCGCTGGGCCAATGGAACGCTGCAAAGCCTGCGACTGAGCGATGGACCACTGGGCCCAGGCGAGCTTCGTTTCGGGGAACGAATGGCCTACCTCGAAGGCGTTGTGCACTGGTTCAACAACATGCCCCGGCTGGTGCTGATGCTGATGCCACTCAGCTACGGCCTGCTTGGCACTGTTCCCATTCTGATCAGCAGCAGTGAAGCTCTCCGGCTGCTGTTGCCTCTCTGGGCCACACTTCTGCTCAGCATCGGCTGGATCAACCGCGGCTCACGCACAGCCTTGTTGAGCGAACTCACCAGCTGGGTGCTGACGGTGCCGCTGACGCTGACGGTGTTCACCAATCTGATGGGGTACATCGGTGGCTTTCGGGTGACACCAAAACACCAGAAACGCAATCGGGGCAGCTTCAGCCTCGTTCTGGTGATCCCCCTGCTGGCACTGCTGCTGCTGAACCTCATCAACCTGTTTGGATTGGTGACGACAACACCACTGGACAGCGAGATTCTCGACTCGCGGCCGCTTGGCCTGACCTGGGCGGTGATCAACCTTCTCAGCCTCTGGATTGCACTGCGCGCCTGCTGGGATCCACCCGCACGCGACCCGGCCCCATGGCAGGCCGCTTGCTTGCCAGCGGAGCTGGAAGACAGCGACGGGCAGCGGCGACCCTGTCGAATCACGGCGCTCAGCGAAAGCGGCGCTGAGCTGGATCTGGACACTCCATTGCCAGCCGAGCTGAAGATCAAGCGGCTTCGCTGGACAGACGACGTGTCGCCACTGCCAGTTGCTTGGGAACGCACTCAAGGCAATCGACTGGCGCTTCGCTGGCAAGAACTCAGCGACCAGACTCGACAACAGCTCATCCTCTGGTTGTTCTGCCGGCCAGGCTGCTGGCCGGAACGTCAGGCACCGCCTGAATGGCGAGCATTGATTGCCCTGATCAGCCGTCTGATCATCCTGCCTTCACGACGCCCGTTCCACCGCTGCCTGATGCCACAGACCCCGCCGCAGTGA
- the dusB gene encoding tRNA dihydrouridine synthase DusB — MVRGLRLKGSSVERVLRCNVLQSPLAGVSDKIFRALVRRWAPDALLFTEMVNATSLELGHGRGKVDELSEETGPIGVQLFDHRPVAMADAARRAEDAGAFLIDINMGCPVRKIARKGGGSGLIRDPDLACQIVDSVASAVGVPVTVKTRLGWCNQAQIEGSHHAAVAWCKQLESAGATLLTVHGRTREQRFSGSADWEAIASVKQSLSIPVIANGDVNNPDAALRCLEKTGADGVMVGRGTMGAPWLVGQIDAALTGRAIPPTPSPRERLMLASEQLQALVDSRGDHGLLIARKHMSWTCTGFTGASQFRQKLMRAPTPDQALTLLQQQQEQLA; from the coding sequence ATGGTGAGGGGTCTGCGGCTGAAGGGAAGCAGCGTTGAACGCGTTCTGCGCTGCAACGTGCTGCAGTCTCCGCTTGCAGGAGTCAGCGACAAAATTTTTCGCGCTCTCGTCAGACGCTGGGCGCCGGATGCTCTTCTGTTCACGGAAATGGTGAACGCCACGAGTCTTGAGCTCGGCCACGGCAGAGGCAAAGTCGATGAGCTGAGTGAGGAAACGGGCCCCATCGGCGTCCAACTGTTTGATCACAGACCCGTGGCAATGGCCGATGCAGCCCGAAGAGCTGAAGACGCAGGTGCCTTCTTGATCGACATCAACATGGGCTGTCCCGTGAGAAAAATCGCCCGCAAAGGTGGCGGCAGCGGCCTGATCCGCGATCCCGATCTGGCCTGCCAAATCGTTGATTCTGTGGCTTCAGCCGTCGGCGTTCCTGTCACGGTGAAGACACGCCTGGGATGGTGCAATCAAGCCCAAATCGAAGGCTCCCATCACGCGGCAGTGGCCTGGTGCAAACAGCTGGAGAGTGCGGGCGCCACTCTGCTGACCGTGCACGGTCGGACACGGGAACAACGCTTCAGCGGATCCGCGGATTGGGAAGCGATTGCATCGGTCAAGCAGTCACTCAGCATTCCGGTGATCGCCAATGGCGACGTCAACAACCCTGACGCCGCCTTGCGCTGCCTCGAAAAGACCGGTGCCGATGGGGTGATGGTGGGGAGAGGCACCATGGGAGCGCCCTGGCTGGTGGGGCAGATCGATGCGGCGCTGACCGGTCGCGCCATTCCCCCCACTCCAAGTCCGCGGGAACGCCTGATGCTGGCCTCTGAACAACTGCAGGCCCTCGTTGACTCGCGGGGAGATCACGGCCTGCTGATCGCGCGGAAACACATGAGCTGGACCTGCACAGGATTCACAGGTGCATCCCAGTTCCGCCAGAAACTGATGCGTGCACCCACCCCTGATCAGGCACTGACACTGCTTCAACAGCAACAGGAGCAGTTGGCTTGA
- a CDS encoding DUF1823 family protein: MSSHSWSLSRALLMAILEDRLSDRFVASLVWERLGYLPPEDGAGSWLAGPATPAAWREAFPEAPQVIAVRPASVRLTRSIPKESKQLLKQQLQFGGYRIHELYPRRTRRATAVNWLLAWLVSAGELLPEEGALPPLLDAPADPVRGHPGDPPVQ; the protein is encoded by the coding sequence ATGTCCTCACACTCCTGGAGCCTGAGCCGGGCCCTACTCATGGCGATCCTTGAAGATCGGCTCAGCGACCGATTCGTGGCGTCGCTGGTCTGGGAGCGATTGGGCTATCTCCCCCCTGAGGATGGTGCGGGGTCATGGCTGGCAGGCCCTGCGACGCCCGCCGCCTGGAGAGAGGCCTTCCCGGAAGCTCCGCAGGTGATTGCTGTGCGGCCCGCTTCGGTGCGTCTGACCCGGTCGATTCCCAAGGAATCCAAACAGCTGCTGAAGCAACAGCTGCAGTTCGGCGGCTATCGAATTCATGAGCTCTATCCAAGGCGCACTCGCCGCGCCACGGCGGTGAACTGGTTACTCGCCTGGTTGGTCTCAGCTGGTGAGCTGCTGCCAGAGGAAGGAGCTCTGCCGCCTCTGCTCGATGCACCGGCGGATCCGGTGCGGGGGCACCCCGGAGATCCGCCGGTGCAATGA
- a CDS encoding L,D-transpeptidase, which produces MLELIATLVVDLSDQQLTVYDQNQEIVRVIPVSTGKASTPTPTGEAKVLTKYRSVTMRGRGYVAPGVPYAMCITANEMICMHGAPWQEDAGQAFGVPRSHGCVRMPTHQARWLFENTLKGTKVVIQV; this is translated from the coding sequence ATGCTCGAACTGATCGCCACCCTGGTGGTGGACCTCTCAGATCAACAGCTCACCGTCTACGACCAGAACCAAGAAATTGTGCGGGTCATCCCCGTGAGCACCGGCAAGGCATCCACGCCAACTCCCACTGGAGAAGCCAAGGTGCTGACCAAATATCGCTCCGTCACCATGCGCGGCCGTGGTTATGTCGCACCCGGCGTGCCCTATGCGATGTGCATCACCGCAAACGAAATGATCTGCATGCACGGAGCTCCCTGGCAGGAAGACGCCGGCCAGGCCTTCGGCGTTCCCCGCAGTCATGGCTGTGTCCGCATGCCCACGCATCAGGCCCGCTGGCTGTTTGAAAACACGCTCAAGGGCACCAAGGTGGTCATACAGGTATGA